A window from Marinagarivorans cellulosilyticus encodes these proteins:
- a CDS encoding nucleotidyl transferase AbiEii/AbiGii toxin family protein, with protein sequence MPPIYLHKHKDYKELIRSVAVDKGIAPDLIEKDYWIMHSLYGLKAQGYRFELKGGTSLSKGFGIIHRFSEDIDIRIEPPEEPKVATGKNQDKDQHCASRKAFYDQLAQDISIDGIDEVVREIAFDDIRYRSAGIRLKYSSFNPISQGVKDGVLLEVGFDTVTPNQQVSISSWALDFAKTHKMPIIDNEAKDIACYEPGYTFVEKLQTIATKFRNQQQQGSMPKNFMRHYYDIYCLLESEGVRSFIGTKAYQEHKQKRFPRADIQIPIAENEAFLLSDSETRKLYASNYQSTSALYYQKQPSFDELLARIQSVISEL encoded by the coding sequence ATGCCGCCTATTTACCTGCATAAACATAAAGATTACAAAGAACTTATCCGCTCTGTTGCAGTGGATAAAGGCATTGCTCCAGACCTCATTGAAAAAGATTACTGGATCATGCATTCACTGTACGGGCTGAAAGCACAAGGCTACCGATTTGAGCTAAAGGGCGGCACCAGTCTTTCCAAGGGCTTCGGCATTATTCATCGTTTTTCTGAAGATATTGATATTCGCATTGAGCCGCCAGAAGAGCCCAAGGTAGCTACCGGTAAAAATCAAGACAAAGACCAACACTGCGCAAGCCGAAAGGCATTTTATGATCAGCTAGCACAAGATATTTCCATTGACGGTATTGATGAAGTTGTCAGAGAAATTGCTTTTGATGACATTCGTTATCGAAGCGCTGGCATTCGTTTAAAATACAGTAGCTTCAACCCAATATCTCAAGGCGTGAAAGACGGCGTATTACTGGAGGTTGGGTTTGACACGGTGACGCCCAACCAGCAAGTTTCCATTAGTTCGTGGGCTCTTGATTTTGCGAAGACGCATAAAATGCCCATTATCGATAATGAAGCCAAAGATATTGCCTGCTATGAGCCTGGATACACCTTCGTAGAAAAGCTCCAAACTATTGCTACGAAGTTTAGAAATCAGCAACAACAAGGCAGCATGCCAAAAAATTTCATGCGCCATTACTATGATATTTACTGCCTGCTAGAAAGCGAGGGCGTAAGGTCATTCATAGGTACTAAAGCCTACCAAGAGCATAAACAAAAGCGATTTCCCAGAGCCGACATTCAAATCCCGATTGCTGAAAACGAAGCATTTTTGCTGTCAGACTCTGAAACACGAAAATTATACGCATCCAACTACCAATCAACATCCGCGCTGTATTATCAAAAACAACCCAGTTTTGACGAGCTACTTGCAAGAATTCAGTCGGTCATTAGCGAGCTATAA
- a CDS encoding ABC transporter transmembrane domain-containing protein — protein sequence MTAKANSLSVLLSLWQFMRPYSKTLLFAGLALVFTAAITLSIGQGVRLLIDEGFVAQSSDALANAVVIIIGLAFLMALGTYTRFYLVSWLGERVVADLRKAVFDHIITLHPSYFETNRSGEIMSRLTTDTALLKNIIGSSFSMALRSALTFIGALILLLFTNLKLSLIVLVGVPLVLLPILLYGRRVRKLSKASQDSIADVGSYAGEIIQHIKTVQSYTQEPHESRAFAREVENAFAVAKKRVRQRALLIAIVILLMFGAISGLLWVGGNDMIAGRMSGGDLAAFVFYAIMMGSAVATISEVYGELQRATGATERLIDLLSVKTLIPVLANSKYAVKDKTINNPLTKGSSEIPLLAFNNVNFHYPSRPDTPAVCNLNLHILEGQSLALVGPSGAGKSTLLELLQRFYDPSQGSITLNGTDIRTLDTATLRQHIAVVPQEPALFTENVWYNIRYGKPDANDGQVIAAAKAANAHEFIEQLPDGYNSHLGEQGTRLSGGQKQRLAIARAILKDPKILLLDEATSALDADSEHRVQQALEVLMKNRTTIIIAHRLATILHADSIAVLEAGQLVAQGNHKALLEHSPLYKHLADLQFQEARI from the coding sequence ATGACAGCTAAAGCCAATTCACTTTCTGTACTACTATCACTTTGGCAGTTTATGCGGCCCTACAGCAAAACATTACTTTTCGCTGGGCTGGCACTGGTATTTACCGCAGCAATTACATTGTCGATTGGTCAAGGTGTGCGGTTATTAATTGACGAAGGTTTTGTGGCCCAATCTAGCGATGCGCTAGCCAATGCTGTTGTGATAATTATTGGCTTGGCGTTTTTAATGGCGCTGGGCACTTATACGCGCTTTTATTTAGTATCGTGGTTGGGCGAGCGGGTAGTGGCAGACCTGCGCAAAGCAGTATTTGACCATATTATTACGCTGCACCCGAGTTATTTTGAAACCAATCGAAGCGGCGAAATTATGTCACGCTTAACCACCGATACTGCCTTGCTGAAAAATATTATCGGTTCGTCTTTTTCGATGGCACTGCGCAGTGCACTGACCTTTATCGGTGCGCTAATACTTTTGTTATTCACGAATTTAAAACTCAGCTTAATTGTATTAGTTGGCGTTCCGCTGGTACTACTGCCCATATTGCTTTACGGCCGCCGCGTGCGAAAACTATCAAAAGCCAGCCAAGATTCTATTGCCGATGTAGGCTCTTACGCTGGCGAAATTATTCAGCATATTAAAACGGTACAAAGTTATACCCAAGAGCCACACGAAAGCCGCGCTTTTGCACGCGAAGTTGAAAACGCTTTTGCCGTCGCTAAAAAACGCGTGCGCCAACGCGCGTTACTAATTGCCATTGTAATATTACTAATGTTCGGTGCTATTAGCGGCTTACTGTGGGTAGGTGGTAACGATATGATTGCCGGCCGCATGAGTGGTGGTGACCTAGCCGCCTTTGTATTTTACGCTATTATGATGGGCTCTGCCGTGGCGACTATTTCAGAAGTGTATGGCGAATTACAACGGGCCACAGGCGCTACCGAACGCCTTATTGATTTACTGAGCGTTAAAACATTAATTCCCGTTCTAGCAAATAGTAAATATGCCGTTAAAGATAAAACCATAAATAACCCTTTAACCAAGGGTTCATCAGAAATACCACTCTTGGCATTTAATAATGTGAATTTCCATTACCCCTCGCGGCCCGATACACCCGCTGTATGTAATTTAAATTTACACATACTCGAGGGTCAAAGCTTGGCGCTGGTTGGCCCTTCCGGTGCGGGCAAGTCAACGCTGTTAGAATTGTTGCAGCGTTTTTATGACCCAAGCCAAGGCAGCATTACTTTAAACGGCACAGATATTCGCACACTCGATACTGCCACCTTGCGCCAACACATAGCTGTAGTACCACAAGAACCTGCACTTTTTACCGAAAACGTTTGGTACAACATTCGCTACGGCAAACCCGATGCCAACGACGGGCAAGTTATTGCGGCCGCTAAAGCCGCCAATGCGCACGAGTTTATTGAGCAATTACCCGATGGCTACAATAGCCACTTGGGCGAACAAGGCACGCGTTTATCTGGCGGCCAAAAGCAGCGGCTAGCCATTGCCCGGGCCATATTAAAAGACCCCAAAATTTTGCTACTCGACGAAGCCACCAGTGCACTGGATGCCGACAGCGAACACCGCGTACAACAAGCGCTTGAAGTACTAATGAAAAACCGAACCACCATTATTATCGCCCACAGGCTTGCCACTATCTTGCATGCCGATTCCATTGCCGTGCTTGAGGCTGGGCAGTTGGTGGCTCAAGGTAACCATAAAGCCTTACTTGAGCATTCACCATTGTACAAGCACCTTGCCGATTTACAGTTTCAGGAGGCTCGCATTTAA